The genomic region tgctgtgtgggtcagggctgccctcagctccacatcactgcaggatcttcccaggagacttttcaggaagcacagcaaggcaggggctgcctgaaagggaaggatcctggtctttcactcttctcctctgggttgTCTGGGTGGGTGATTGCACgtagaaattaatctctcatttctggaggaggcactgaaattccaagtctGTTCCTCTTAGAGGTGAATAAAGCGGGGAGTATTGGAAATCACCATGCCGTGGTCACAGACAGCATCAGTGTCACTTTTCCAGCCTCGCCAGGGTTGGTCTGATGTTCCCCTCAgagcctgcacacccagagatgcccctgggcagtgtcctgctgcagggagggctctgcagggcagagctgagcaggcagcgggtgggatgggctctgtgagcactgccagggaggagacactggggacagagaaccagctcctggtggggacagctgcaggcagcagagacagggacggggagtgggaggacactgcaaacaagcacagggggagggtgcgctcaggcagctctctttctgtgtttccctgcagatgtctgctgggcACTGTCTGCGGGGCAATGAGCTGACTCTCTCTGTAGAACCTCCCATCGGAGGGACCCCcgagtctctgctttgcctgtcctgcagggcttgcaggctgccccccagaaaggcgcagctctgctgtgggatcctCGGGAGTGCGGAGCCTTTCCTTGGGGGTCGGCACTCTCCTCGCAGAGTCAGTTGTTTCTCTCTGGGAGGGATCGtgtcctgccctctccatcacacctccacctctgggctgggctggagaagagtttgcagagctgttctTTGAAACAGGACTCCTCTGGTCTCATCAGAGTCcaggtttagggtttttttaaaagattaatttgtgtgtgaagtcGTCTTCAAGgtggcaaaatgaaaacacagggcagatgggaaaagGACTGATGGACACTGCAGCCctgtgaaaaaacacagacaaagtTATAAGAAAGTCATGCTGAGCCTCTCTTTCACAGCCCACGTCCTTCCCAGCCATGAGTGCAGATATTGAAATTTTCTATGAAAGATGGATTACATCTGACATCCCCTGTGAACATCGGAGATGTCACAAGTCAGCTCCCAtgtacccactgcagcagagcaaagctgactcctcagcagcagaagggcagagctcctggtcctcacagcacactcagccagcacaaactagagaaaggaaatgcattccAACTGGGGGGAGTTGCTATGAAAAATGGAGTGGgttttctcagagaaatctgtcctaattttctcctgtcttttccttgtTTGGACAGAGCCCCAGaccaagaaacagcaaatgtccaacagcagctccatcacccagttcctcctcctggcattcgcagacacgcgtcagctgcagctcttgcacttctgcctcttcctgggcatctacctggctgccctcctgggcaatggcctcatcatcaccgccatagtctgcgaccaccacctccacagccccatgtacttcttcctcctcaacctctccctcctcgacctgggctccatctccaccactgtccccaaagccatggccaattccctctgggacaccagggccatctcctacttgggatgtgctgcccaggtctttttctttctgttcttgatTGTAGGGGAGTATTGTCTTCTGACcatcatggcctatgaccgctacattgccatctgcaaacccctgcactacgggtccctcctgggcagcagagcttgtgtccacatggcagcagctgcctggggcagtgggttgctcaatgctgtgctgcacactgccaatacattttcactaccactctgccaaggcaatgctgtggaccagttcttctgtgaaatcccacagatcctcaagctctcctgctcagacgcctacctcagggaagttggggTTCTTGTGGTtagtgtttcttttgcttttgggtgctttgttttcattgttctgtcctatgtgcagatcttgagggccgtgctgaggatcccctctgagcagggacggcacaaagccttttccacctgcctccctcacctagctgtggtctccctgttcctcagcaCTGGCAtatttgcctacctgaagcccccctccatctcctccccatccctggaccttGTGATGGCGGTTCTGTACTCGGTgatgcctccagcagtgaaccccctcatctacagcatgaggaacgtggagctgaaggaggcccTAAGGAAACTGATGCAATGGACATTTCTCCATCAACAATAAcctgcctccccttctctgcGGAGTGCCCAGGGATTCTCTTAGCCCAGgactgtgcttttttcccctatgatAATCCTACCTGGCAGTAATTGCTGGGGTTCATACCACTGCTCTTGA from Gavia stellata isolate bGavSte3 unplaced genomic scaffold, bGavSte3.hap2 HAP2_SCAFFOLD_42, whole genome shotgun sequence harbors:
- the LOC132321463 gene encoding olfactory receptor 14C36-like — encoded protein: MSNSSSITQFLLLAFADTRQLQLLHFCLFLGIYLAALLGNGLIITAIVCDHHLHSPMYFFLLNLSLLDLGSISTTVPKAMANSLWDTRAISYLGCAAQVFFFLFLIVGEYCLLTIMAYDRYIAICKPLHYGSLLGSRACVHMAAAAWGSGLLNAVLHTANTFSLPLCQGNAVDQFFCEIPQILKLSCSDAYLREVGVLVVSVSFAFGCFVFIVLSYVQILRAVLRIPSEQGRHKAFSTCLPHLAVVSLFLSTGIFAYLKPPSISSPSLDLVMAVLYSVMPPAVNPLIYSMRNVELKEALRKLMQWTFLHQQ